From the genome of Populus alba chromosome 10, ASM523922v2, whole genome shotgun sequence, one region includes:
- the LOC118061610 gene encoding leucine-rich repeat extensin-like protein 6, with protein MKSSYLINLTLQSIINIMLFLSKVTSQTFYPPDFPIASPQLMEAYIALQAWKRAITSDPNQFTANWHGPHVCNYTGVYCAPAPYDPFILTVAGIDLNHANIAGFLPEELGLLKDLALFHLNSNRFFGVIPDSFIHLKFLFELDISNNRFSGPFPSVVFFLHSLKYLDVRFNEFDGKIPPQLFELKLDALFINSNRFHSALPANLGNSPVSVLVAAGNDIRGCIPPSLANMAETLDEIVLSNMALTGCLRQDIGLLRGLTVLDVSFNNLAGPLPESIGAMRNLEQLNVAHNKFSGQVPSSICSLPKLENFTYSFNYFSGEPLGCLRLPGNDDRRNCIPNRPFQRTPEECSNFYAHPIGCGSVQCPIS; from the coding sequence ATGAAGAGCTCATATCTCATCAATCTAACCCTCCAGAGCATCATCAATATCATGCTCTTCCTCTCCAAGGTCACTTCACAAACTTTTTATCCACCTGATTTTCCCATCGCAAGCCCTCAACTCATGGAGGCTTACATAGCTCTCCAAGCTTGGAAACGAGCTATAACCTCCGACCCCAACCAATTTACAGCCAACTGGCATGGGCCGCATGTATGCAACTACACTGGTGTCTATTGTGCTCCGGCCCCATATGACCCTTTTATCTTGACGGTTGCCGGCATAGACCTAAACCACGCCAACATAGCCGGTTTTTTGCCTGAAGAGCTTGGGCTCCTTAAGGACCTTGCTCTCTTTCATTTAAACTCCAATCGTTTCTTCGGTGTCATACCTGATAGCTTTATCCATCTCAAATTTCTTTTCGAGCTTGACATCAGTAACAACCGCTTTAGTGGTCCGTTTCCTAGTGTTGTTTTCTTCTTGCATTCGCTCAAATATCTTGATGTAAGGTTCAACGAATTCGATGGAAAAATCCCACCACAGCTTTTTGAGCTAAAATTAGATGCTCTTTTCATAAACAGTAACAGATTTCACTCAGCCCTGCCTGCTAACCTGGGAAACTCTCCAGTTTCAGTGCTTGTAGCAGCCGGCAACGACATCAGAGGCTGCATTCCTCCGAGTTTGGCAAACATGGCAGAGACCCTTGACGAGATTGTTCTCTCTAATATGGCGTTGACAGGTTGTTTACGACAAGATATAGGGCTGCTAAGAGGCTTAACAGTTCTTGATGTCAGCTTCAACAATTTAGCTGGGCCTTTGCCAGAGTCAATTGGAGCAATGAGGAACCTGGAGCAGCTAAATGTGGCACATAACAAGTTTTCCGGGCAAGTTCCTAGCAGTATATGTTCCTTGCCTAAGTTGGAGAATTTCACATACTCGTTTAATTACTTTTCTGGTGAGCCACTGGGGTGCCTCAGGTTGCCGGGGAATGATGATAGGAGGAATTGTATTCCGAATAGGCCTTTCCAGCGCACACCGGAGGAATGTAGTAACTTTTATGCACATCCCATTGGTTGTGGTTCCGTTCAGTGCCCCATTAGTTAG